ACGGCCGTGCGGCCCTGGGCCGTGGCTCCGGCGGCCGCGCCGATGGCGAGGACGAGGGCGGCTGAGAGGTGGCCCCAGCCCACGCCGCCGCCGGTGGCCTTGGCGGCCTCCTGCGCGAGGGCGAGGTTCGGGAGCAGGAGGGCGAGGCCGACGACCGCGGCGGCGGGGAGAAGCTTCTTGATCATTTCGTTCGGGCTCCTTTCGGGTTCGGTGAAGTGCGGATCAGTGCTCGTGGGCGATGGCGCCCCCGATGTAGACGGTGGTCAGCAGGGTGAAGACGTAGGCCTGGAGGAAGGATCCGAAGATCCCGAGCGCGTTCATCGGCATCGGAACGAGGAGCGGCACGAGCTGCACGAACTGGTTCGTCGCCGTGTGCTCGCCGTAGATGTTCCCGAAGAGACGCATCGCCAGGGAGAGTCCCCGCGCCAGGTTCCCGATCATCTCGATCGGGAAGACGAGGATCGCGAGCGCCGCGCTCGGTCCCGCGAACGTCTTGAGATAGCCCATCAGCCCGTGCGCCCTCACCCCGGCACCGTTGAAGAAGACGAGGCAGGAGAGCGACAGGGCGAACGTCGTGTTCAGGCTCGACGTCGGCGGCTGCAGGACGAAGATCTGTCCGATGAGATTGGACGCCGCGATGAAGAAGAAGAACGCCCCGACCACGGGCAGGTACTTCTCGCCGCTGTGGGGGATGTTCTCCTTGATGAGGCCCCTGAGGAACTCGACGAAGACCTCGAGGACGTTCTGGGTCCCGGCCGGCACGTCGCTCCGGTACTTCCTCGCGAAGATCGGCAGCGCGATCGCGAAGACGAGGAAGACGAGGAAGGCCATGATCACGTGGTCCGGCACCCATCCGGCCGCCGCACCGGTGGCGTGGTCGACCGGCGCGATCCCGCCGATGTGGACTCCGCCGAT
The Holophagales bacterium genome window above contains:
- the atpB gene encoding F0F1 ATP synthase subunit A, with amino-acid sequence MQHHYSILFGPVNALLTKIFGSPENAPSWWLHGVTIGGVHIGGIAPVDHATGAAAGWVPDHVIMAFLVFLVFAIALPIFARKYRSDVPAGTQNVLEVFVEFLRGLIKENIPHSGEKYLPVVGAFFFFIAASNLIGQIFVLQPPTSSLNTTFALSLSCLVFFNGAGVRAHGLMGYLKTFAGPSAALAILVFPIEMIGNLARGLSLAMRLFGNIYGEHTATNQFVQLVPLLVPMPMNALGIFGSFLQAYVFTLLTTVYIGGAIAHEH
- a CDS encoding ATP synthase F0 subunit C, giving the protein MKKLLPAAAVVGLALLLPNLALAQEAAKATGGGVGWGHLSAALVLAIGAAAGATAQGRTAVAACDGMARNPGAAGQIRGIAFLGLVLIESLVIYTLVIAFLLYGK